From Hymenobacter sediminicola:
CGGCGTGAAACAGGCCGGCTTTCTGGTGCTCTGGAAATCCACGATGCCCTCGGTGCTGATTGAGTCCGGCTTCCTGACCAACCGGCAGGAAGAGGCGTATCTGAACGATAAGGCCAATCAGACGTATATGGCCTCGGGCATCTACCGGGCTTTCCGCGACTATAAGAACGAGTTGGAAGCCATGAACGGGGAATAACCCGTTGGGAAGCCATCCTGGCAGCCGGTCCTCTCCTATATTTCACCTCCAACGATAGACCACCGTGTCGAAAGAAATTAAAGTGGCCCTGTTGGGCATTGTGGCCATAGTGTTGCTATATCTCGGGTTTAACTTCCTGAAAGGCAGCAACCTGCTATCCTCAGACCGTACGTACTTCGCCACATATGACAACGTGGACGGCCTGACCATCGGCAATCCGGTCATCCTGAACGGTATCAAGGTGGGGCAGGTGAAGGAAATGAAACTGATGCCAGAGCAGGCCAACCGCGTGCGCGTGTCGCTGGAGATGCAGAAGGACGTGGTGGTGGGCGACTCGACCGTGGCCAGCCTGAGTGGTTCGCTGCTGGGCTCCAAAACCATTACCCTGTTTCTGGGCAAAAACTCAAAAGTGTATGATGGCGGCGAAGACCTGAAATCTTACACCGTGGCCAGCATTACCGACGCGTTTCAGGCCAAGGCGCTGCCCGTGCTCGGCACCGTCGATTCGACGCTGATTAAGGTAAACAGCTTCCTGAATAAGGACGCCCGCCTGAGCTTACAGGCTACACTGCAAAACGCCCAGGGCAGCACTGAAGCGCTGAAAAACCTGCTGATTATGAATCAGCGCAACATCAACGAAATAACGACCAACATGGCGCGCCTTACGGCTGACTTGAACAAGACCAGCGCCAAGTTCGACCGGATTGCCAGCAACTTCTCTACTCTCAGCGACTCGCTCAAGAATGCCCCGGTAGGTCCTGCCATGCGCAAGCTCAACGCCACCATGACCGAAGCGCAAAGCACCATGACCACGCTCAACCGCTCCCTCAGCGACCAGAAAGGCTCCCTGGGCAAGCTCATGAACGACACGCTGCTCTATAACAATCTCAACGCCACGGCTGCCAGCACCAACACGCTGCTCACCGATTTTCAGGCTAACCCCAAGCGCTACGTGCATT
This genomic window contains:
- a CDS encoding MlaD family protein; translation: MSKEIKVALLGIVAIVLLYLGFNFLKGSNLLSSDRTYFATYDNVDGLTIGNPVILNGIKVGQVKEMKLMPEQANRVRVSLEMQKDVVVGDSTVASLSGSLLGSKTITLFLGKNSKVYDGGEDLKSYTVASITDAFQAKALPVLGTVDSTLIKVNSFLNKDARLSLQATLQNAQGSTEALKNLLIMNQRNINEITTNMARLTADLNKTSAKFDRIASNFSTLSDSLKNAPVGPAMRKLNATMTEAQSTMTTLNRSLSDQKGSLGKLMNDTLLYNNLNATAASTNTLLTDFQANPKRYVHFSVFGGGKDKAKKEVETTTVKPNGTVTETETKTTIK